A genome region from Arachis duranensis cultivar V14167 chromosome 8, aradu.V14167.gnm2.J7QH, whole genome shotgun sequence includes the following:
- the LOC107460169 gene encoding reticulon-like protein B16: MSEYDAQLPTTVVADILLWKRWQLSVGVIVVATIAWFLVDWTSLPFLTICSDVLLILIVLLFLRANYAALRNKQPPTLPELVVSEEMVNNVAASFRVKINNLLLIAHDITIGKDFRIFFKVVGSLWLLSVIGSIFSFFTLAYVGTLLMFTVPVLYSKYGNYVDKCCGMINHQFSKHYRIVDESVFNRLPHNIPKDKES, from the exons ATGTCTGAATACGACGCACAGCTTCCTACTACCGTTG TTGCTGATATTCTATTGTGGAAGCGATGGCAACTTTCTGTGGGTGTCATTGTTGTTGCAACAATTGCCTGGTTCCTGGTTGATTGGACCAGTTTACCCTTTTTAACCATTTGTTCAGATGTCTTGCTGATTTTGATTGTACTCTTGTTTCTGCGTGCTAACTATGCGGCCCTTAGAAATAA ACAACCACCAACGTTACCAGAGCTAGTAGTGTCAGAGGAGATGGTCAATAATGTAGCAGCTTCATTCCGGGTCAAGATCAACAATTTGCTCCTTATAGCACATGATATCACTATTGGAAAGGAtttcagaattttttttaag GTGGTGGGTTCTTTGTGGCTTTTGTCTGTCATTGGAAGCATATTCTCTTTCTTCACACTGGCATATGTTG GAACCCTCTTGATGTTTACTGTCCCGGTGTTGTATAGCAAGTACGGAAATTATGTAGATAAATGTTGTGGAATGATAAATCACCAGTTTTCAAAACATTACAGAATTGTAGATGAGAGTGTTTTCAATAGATTGCCCCATAACATAC